The Desulfatiglans anilini DSM 4660 genome includes a region encoding these proteins:
- a CDS encoding tetratricopeptide repeat protein yields MSSRASEMLILVTLGGFLLFLTSCATAPQPASRPATATVPRPAPEPAPTVKTPPPTPSRSSVDSVPLPRAAAAPKVDPRAVAALEITEEGRMLLKDGRTDEAITVLERALHLNPGNGRACYYLAEAWLVKGNKRQAKSFNRLAGIHLQKDREWRARVDAQRRRIER; encoded by the coding sequence ATGTCTTCGAGAGCCTCTGAAATGCTGATCCTCGTGACGCTGGGCGGGTTTCTGCTGTTCCTGACGTCCTGTGCAACCGCCCCGCAGCCCGCGTCGAGACCCGCAACGGCGACCGTCCCGAGGCCCGCACCGGAACCCGCGCCGACTGTCAAAACTCCGCCTCCCACCCCCTCGCGATCCTCCGTTGACAGCGTTCCGCTGCCGCGGGCCGCGGCAGCCCCGAAAGTCGATCCCAGGGCGGTCGCCGCCCTGGAGATCACGGAAGAGGGCCGCATGCTCCTGAAAGACGGCCGAACCGACGAGGCCATCACCGTCCTCGAACGGGCCCTCCATCTGAACCCGGGCAACGGCCGAGCCTGCTACTACCTGGCGGAGGCCTGGCTGGTGAAGGGAAACAAGCGGCAGGCCAAGTCGTTCAACCGTCTGGCCGGCATCCACTTGCAGAAAGACCGGGAATGGCGTGCGCGGGTCGACGCGCAGCGGCGTCGTATAGAGCGGTGA
- a CDS encoding thioesterase family protein: MIIEPGLRGVAELVVSRQNLASYTGNLGAEVLSTHQVVLLMEQASRNAIAGRLPEGRISVGTEVRVRHFAATPIGVGVRAESELSAFEEGRMVFKVVVSDEFQKIAEGENVQILVSVQSFLDRVRRKMKAQRR, translated from the coding sequence ATGATCATCGAGCCTGGTTTGAGAGGGGTTGCGGAGTTGGTGGTTTCGAGGCAGAACCTGGCGAGTTACACCGGGAATCTGGGTGCCGAGGTGCTCTCCACGCATCAGGTCGTCCTCCTTATGGAGCAGGCTTCGCGCAATGCGATAGCCGGCCGTTTGCCGGAGGGCCGCATCAGTGTCGGCACGGAGGTTCGGGTGCGGCATTTCGCGGCGACCCCTATCGGTGTCGGCGTGCGGGCCGAATCGGAGCTGAGCGCGTTCGAAGAGGGCAGAATGGTCTTCAAAGTGGTGGTGAGTGACGAGTTTCAGAAGATCGCTGAAGGGGAAAATGTCCAAATCCTGGTTTCGGTGCAATCGTTCCTGGACAGGGTCCGGCGTAAGATGAAGGCTCAGCGGCGTTGA
- a CDS encoding uracil-DNA glycosylase family protein: protein MQSAEAWRDLNDRLVESLNLLRFDLPVTHVYNPLVYARAPYDLYLERYALGPKEVLLLGMNPGPWGMAQTGVPFGEVSAVRDWLRIDAPVGRPQREHPKRPVEGFGCRRSEVSGRRLWGWARSRFGEPEVFFSRFFVANYCPLLFVEESGRNLTPDKLPAAERKPLLTACDLALRATVKMIRPRFVLGVGKFAARRAAEALRETAVTFGAVTHPSPANPKANKGWEALLETELAALGIAW, encoded by the coding sequence ATGCAGAGCGCCGAAGCTTGGCGCGACCTGAACGACAGGCTGGTCGAATCCTTGAACCTTCTCCGATTCGACTTACCGGTCACGCATGTGTACAACCCACTGGTCTACGCAAGGGCCCCTTATGACCTCTATCTGGAGCGCTATGCCCTTGGGCCGAAGGAGGTCCTCCTGCTCGGGATGAACCCGGGTCCCTGGGGTATGGCCCAGACCGGGGTTCCCTTCGGAGAGGTGAGTGCGGTGCGCGATTGGCTGAGGATCGATGCACCCGTGGGGCGGCCGCAGCGGGAACATCCGAAACGTCCGGTGGAGGGCTTCGGTTGCAGGCGGAGCGAAGTGAGCGGCCGGAGGCTCTGGGGGTGGGCCCGCTCGCGCTTCGGCGAGCCGGAGGTCTTTTTTAGCCGGTTTTTCGTGGCGAATTATTGCCCCCTGCTCTTTGTCGAGGAAAGCGGGCGGAACCTCACGCCGGATAAGCTTCCCGCAGCGGAGCGGAAGCCCTTGCTGACGGCCTGCGACCTTGCCCTGCGCGCAACGGTGAAGATGATCCGCCCCAGGTTCGTGCTGGGCGTAGGAAAGTTTGCGGCCCGGAGGGCGGCCGAGGCCCTGCGTGAAACGGCGGTCACATTCGGCGCCGTGACCCACCCGAGCCCCGCGAATCCTAAAGCGAACAAGGGTTGGGAGGCCCTGTTGGAGACGGAGTTGGCGGCCTTGGGCATCGCATGGTGA
- a CDS encoding J domain-containing protein — MNENGSRDYYKILGVDPGASPQQIKEAFRRLALEHHPDRNQDNPEATARMAAVNEAYAVLSDPVKRREYDEIRSRFGPEAYGRFRQNYSQEDIFRGSDIQSVFDEMSRTFGYRSFEDLFKEFTRSGGRTFDFGGPGYRGKGWVFTSRPVQNRGPSSPLLNRGIGKMLSYGLRKTLGVHIPERGPDRHDTITIAPEEAEQGGKIPYNLREFSKTLLVGIPAGFPEGGQLRLKGMGGPGKGGGEAGDLYLKIRFRKPLMQKISGAVQRFLGTINPKDGSS, encoded by the coding sequence ATGAACGAGAACGGATCCAGAGACTACTATAAGATCCTGGGTGTCGATCCCGGCGCCTCCCCCCAGCAGATCAAGGAGGCCTTCCGCCGCCTGGCCCTTGAGCACCATCCGGACCGGAACCAGGACAATCCGGAAGCGACCGCTCGTATGGCGGCCGTCAATGAGGCTTACGCAGTCCTCTCGGACCCGGTAAAGCGCCGGGAATACGATGAAATCCGAAGCCGCTTCGGCCCCGAGGCCTACGGCCGGTTCCGTCAGAATTATTCGCAGGAAGACATCTTCCGCGGCTCGGATATCCAGTCCGTTTTCGATGAGATGAGCCGGACCTTCGGCTACCGGAGCTTTGAAGACCTCTTCAAGGAATTCACCCGCTCGGGCGGCCGCACCTTCGACTTCGGGGGGCCGGGCTACCGGGGGAAGGGTTGGGTATTCACCTCCCGGCCGGTGCAGAACCGCGGGCCTTCATCACCCCTGCTGAACCGGGGAATCGGGAAAATGCTGTCGTACGGCCTTCGGAAAACGCTCGGCGTCCACATCCCCGAACGCGGCCCCGACCGGCACGACACCATCACCATAGCGCCCGAGGAGGCCGAACAGGGCGGGAAGATACCCTACAACCTGAGAGAATTTTCCAAAACGCTCCTGGTCGGCATCCCTGCCGGTTTTCCAGAGGGCGGACAACTGCGCCTCAAAGGCATGGGTGGACCAGGCAAGGGAGGGGGCGAAGCGGGGGACCTCTATCTGAAGATCCGTTTCCGCAAGCCGTTGATGCAGAAAATCAGCGGGGCCGTCCAGCGCTTCCTCGGCACGATCAACCCGAAAGACGGCTCTTCATAA
- the uvrA gene encoding excinuclease ABC subunit UvrA: protein MQKESGHPTLQIFGARQNNLKNLDLQIPINRITVVTGVSGSGKSSLAFDTLYAEGQRRYVETFSPYARQFMDRMDRPLVDRIENIPPAIAIDRKDPVRTSRSTVGTMTELTDLGKLLFGRLGVLHCRVCGRQVRSQSPEEVWQGLDGIPQGAEVLITFPVLLDNGDPAKAAAELRRMGYTRFFREGEMLPLEDWEPQPGETELVVVGDRLPFKSSERQRVLDSVEQAFRLGGGRLSVVVERGRPLSFTSSFTCPECNITYPAPTANLFSFNSPLGACDTCRGFGRIIDIDLDLIIPDRGLSLEQGAIKPWGRAEDGRMEFEDLMAFCRRERIPATVPFEALSPAQQRLVVEGGKDWYGIRGFFEWLESKTYKMHVRVYLSRFRSYAPCPACAGTRFKEAALQYRLNGLNIAEIYALSVKECSVFFGDLPVPDVDKAALMVLGEIRSRLRYLEDVGLGYLTLDRQSRTLSGGEVQRVALTSALGSSLVNTLYVLDEPSIGLHPRDNHRLTRILQRLRNLGNTLVVVEHDPEIIARSDFLLDLGPGAGKNGGQIMYFGPTADARDTVTAQYLKGERFIPLPQKRRPPDNGWLTVEGAAENNLKDIDIRIPLNCLSCLTGVSGSGKSTLVEEILYKGVKRLKGQPESRPGAHRAIQGADRVGDVVLVDQRPIGRTPRANCLTYSKAMDPIRSLLARTRSAKAARLEPRHFSFNVAAGRCETCQGAGFEKVEMQFLSDVYISCPDCGGKRFKPEVLEVAFEGKNIHDILCMTVDQALDFFQDHTAITDALLPLREVGLGYMELGQPLNTLSGGEAQRLKLSRHLKETGPGHRLFIFDEPTTGLHFADIDTLLKVLRRVVNAGNTVLVIEHNMDVIKAADWVIDLGPEGGSEGGYVVAAGTPEAVAACPDSHTGRFLSEYLGGHDRLTPGIREQAARWADGPPAPEGGAIEVHGAREHNLKDLHLSIPRQEMVVVTGVSGSGKSTLVFDIIFAEGQRRYLESLTPYVRQYVKILERPAVDAVTGIPPTVAIQQRTSRSSRRSTVATLTEIYHFLRLLFSKLGGQSCPACGRQLKALGLSEIIAAVTQRFAGTRARILAPKIFGRKGFHKILFERAYQKGFREARIDGRFTPIERGLSLSRYHEHTIELVVGEIPHPNLEALVLTALEEGNGTLAVVDGAGREETLSRRGVCPACGIGLQEPDPRLFSFNSPLGACPRCEGLGTIGGEGTGKERTCPDCGGSRLKPEALSARIAGLSIWDIVQRPASETRALLEGLSFSPAEAPIADPIMSELLTRIAFLDRLGLGYLALSRSGDTLSGGEAQRIRLAAQLGSNLTGVCYILDEPTIGLHARDNRLLLDALDSLKGRGNSILIVEHDEETIRAADHIIDLGPGGGEAGGQIVASGTLEELSRVRESLTGQAFGGRGRELTSRLRPYKNGPAITVREASGNNLKRIDAVFPLGTLIAVTGVSGSGKSTLLKETLHRELHVRLQGKGGGGLCRGIEGWKAVERVLEVDHTPIGRTPRSVPASYIGCLTEIRRLLSMTPKARARGYGPGRFSFNVQGGRCEACKGQGSVKVAMSFLPDVYVHCEICGGRRFEPETLDITYKGKHIAEILDLTFREATAFFDAVPAIRRAIQAVEDIGLGYLRLGQASPTLSGGEAQRMKLAEELGKASRGRTLYILDEPTTGLHFHDVQRLVGVLQALVDQGNTVAVIEHNMEVIAAADYVIDLGPEGGEAGGEVVAAGSPTEILEQTRISHTAAWLERYLHGIGPTPS from the coding sequence GTGCAGAAAGAATCCGGCCATCCCACCCTCCAGATCTTCGGCGCACGCCAGAACAACCTGAAAAATCTGGACCTGCAGATCCCCATCAACCGGATCACCGTGGTGACCGGCGTAAGCGGGTCGGGGAAGTCATCCCTCGCCTTCGACACCCTTTACGCCGAGGGGCAGCGGCGTTACGTGGAGACCTTTTCCCCCTACGCCCGCCAGTTCATGGACCGGATGGACCGGCCCCTGGTGGACCGGATCGAGAACATCCCGCCGGCCATCGCCATCGATCGGAAGGACCCGGTGCGGACCTCGCGCTCGACGGTCGGCACCATGACGGAGTTGACCGACCTCGGAAAGCTCCTCTTTGGGCGCCTCGGCGTCCTCCATTGCCGCGTGTGCGGCCGCCAGGTGCGAAGCCAAAGCCCCGAAGAGGTCTGGCAAGGCCTCGACGGGATCCCGCAGGGGGCCGAAGTCCTGATCACCTTTCCGGTCCTCCTGGACAACGGCGACCCCGCCAAAGCGGCCGCCGAACTCCGCCGCATGGGGTACACCCGCTTTTTCCGCGAAGGAGAAATGCTGCCCCTCGAGGATTGGGAGCCCCAACCGGGGGAGACCGAACTCGTCGTCGTCGGGGACCGTCTTCCCTTCAAATCCTCGGAGCGCCAGCGTGTCCTCGATTCGGTGGAGCAGGCCTTCCGCCTCGGCGGCGGCCGTCTGAGCGTCGTCGTCGAACGCGGGCGGCCGCTTTCTTTCACCTCCTCGTTCACCTGCCCGGAGTGCAACATCACCTATCCCGCTCCCACCGCCAACCTCTTCTCCTTCAACAGTCCGTTGGGGGCCTGTGACACCTGCCGCGGGTTCGGGCGCATCATCGACATCGACCTCGACCTCATCATCCCGGACCGCGGCCTGTCCCTGGAGCAGGGGGCGATCAAACCCTGGGGCCGTGCGGAGGACGGCCGCATGGAGTTCGAGGACTTGATGGCCTTCTGCCGAAGGGAGCGGATTCCTGCGACGGTTCCCTTCGAGGCGCTCAGCCCCGCCCAGCAACGCCTCGTCGTCGAAGGCGGCAAGGACTGGTATGGCATCCGGGGGTTCTTCGAGTGGCTGGAAAGCAAGACGTACAAGATGCATGTCCGCGTTTATCTCTCGCGGTTCCGCAGCTACGCCCCCTGCCCCGCCTGCGCCGGGACGCGCTTCAAGGAAGCCGCCCTCCAATACCGGTTGAACGGATTGAATATCGCCGAGATCTATGCCCTCTCCGTAAAGGAATGCAGCGTCTTTTTCGGCGACCTGCCGGTTCCAGACGTGGACAAGGCAGCGCTCATGGTCCTCGGGGAGATCCGCAGCCGTTTGAGATACCTGGAAGATGTCGGGCTCGGCTACCTCACCCTCGACCGTCAGTCCCGCACCCTGTCGGGCGGGGAGGTGCAGCGCGTCGCCCTCACATCGGCTTTGGGCTCGTCCCTCGTCAACACCCTGTACGTGCTGGACGAACCCAGCATCGGGCTCCACCCCCGTGACAACCACCGGCTGACGCGGATCCTTCAACGGCTCAGAAACCTCGGCAACACCCTGGTCGTGGTCGAGCACGACCCCGAGATCATCGCCCGCAGCGACTTTCTCCTGGACCTCGGTCCGGGCGCCGGCAAAAACGGCGGGCAAATCATGTATTTCGGGCCCACCGCGGATGCCCGTGACACCGTCACCGCCCAGTACCTGAAAGGCGAACGGTTCATCCCCCTCCCCCAGAAAAGGCGCCCGCCCGATAACGGCTGGCTCACCGTGGAGGGCGCCGCGGAAAACAATCTGAAGGACATCGATATCCGCATTCCGCTCAACTGCCTCAGCTGCCTGACCGGGGTCTCCGGCTCCGGCAAATCCACCCTCGTGGAAGAGATCCTCTACAAAGGCGTGAAGCGCCTCAAAGGCCAGCCGGAAAGCCGCCCCGGCGCCCACCGCGCCATCCAGGGGGCCGATCGGGTAGGCGACGTGGTGCTGGTGGACCAGAGGCCGATCGGCCGCACACCGCGGGCCAATTGTCTGACCTACTCGAAGGCCATGGACCCCATCCGGAGCCTTCTGGCCAGGACGCGCAGCGCGAAGGCGGCGCGCCTCGAACCGCGCCATTTCTCCTTCAACGTGGCCGCGGGCCGGTGCGAAACCTGCCAGGGCGCCGGCTTCGAGAAGGTGGAGATGCAGTTCCTGTCGGATGTCTACATCTCGTGTCCGGACTGCGGCGGCAAACGCTTCAAACCCGAGGTCCTGGAAGTCGCCTTCGAAGGAAAAAACATCCACGACATCCTGTGCATGACCGTCGATCAGGCCCTGGACTTCTTTCAGGACCACACCGCCATCACCGATGCGCTGCTGCCGCTTCGGGAGGTGGGCCTCGGCTACATGGAACTCGGGCAGCCGCTCAACACCCTGTCGGGCGGCGAGGCGCAGCGCTTGAAGCTCTCCCGCCATCTGAAGGAAACCGGGCCCGGCCATCGGCTGTTCATCTTCGACGAACCGACCACAGGCCTCCACTTCGCAGACATCGACACCCTGCTGAAGGTGCTGCGGCGCGTGGTCAACGCGGGGAATACCGTCCTCGTGATCGAACATAACATGGACGTCATCAAAGCCGCGGACTGGGTCATCGACCTCGGCCCCGAAGGCGGATCCGAGGGCGGGTACGTGGTGGCCGCCGGGACCCCCGAGGCCGTGGCCGCCTGTCCGGATTCGCATACCGGGCGATTCCTCTCGGAGTACCTCGGGGGGCACGACCGGCTGACCCCGGGCATCCGGGAACAGGCCGCCCGCTGGGCGGACGGCCCACCCGCTCCAGAGGGCGGGGCCATCGAGGTGCACGGCGCCCGGGAGCACAACCTGAAGGATCTGCACCTGTCGATCCCACGCCAAGAGATGGTCGTCGTGACCGGCGTATCGGGCTCGGGGAAATCGACGCTCGTCTTCGACATCATCTTCGCCGAAGGGCAGCGGCGTTATCTGGAGAGCCTCACGCCCTACGTACGCCAATACGTGAAGATCCTCGAACGGCCTGCCGTCGACGCCGTCACCGGCATCCCCCCCACCGTCGCGATCCAGCAGCGCACCAGCCGGAGCAGCCGCCGCTCCACCGTCGCCACCCTGACGGAGATCTACCATTTCCTGCGCCTGCTCTTCAGCAAACTCGGCGGGCAGTCCTGCCCCGCCTGCGGCCGTCAGCTCAAGGCCCTCGGGCTCAGCGAGATCATCGCCGCCGTGACGCAGCGGTTCGCAGGCACCCGCGCCAGGATCCTGGCCCCCAAGATCTTCGGCCGCAAGGGTTTCCACAAGATCCTCTTCGAACGAGCCTATCAGAAGGGCTTCCGCGAGGCGCGCATCGACGGCCGCTTCACGCCGATCGAACGCGGCCTGAGCCTGAGCCGCTACCACGAACATACCATCGAGCTGGTCGTGGGCGAAATCCCCCATCCCAACCTCGAAGCGCTCGTGCTGACGGCCCTCGAGGAGGGCAACGGCACCCTGGCCGTCGTGGATGGGGCCGGCCGCGAGGAGACCCTGAGCCGGCGGGGCGTGTGCCCGGCCTGCGGGATCGGGCTGCAGGAGCCCGATCCAAGGCTCTTCTCTTTCAACAGCCCCCTGGGCGCCTGCCCCCGCTGCGAGGGGTTGGGCACCATCGGCGGGGAGGGCACCGGGAAGGAGCGAACCTGCCCCGACTGCGGCGGGAGCCGCCTGAAACCGGAGGCGCTGAGCGCCCGCATCGCGGGGCTTTCCATCTGGGATATCGTTCAGCGGCCGGCATCGGAGACCCGCGCCCTCCTGGAGGGGCTTTCCTTTTCGCCGGCCGAAGCCCCGATCGCCGACCCGATCATGTCGGAGCTCCTCACCCGCATCGCGTTCCTGGACCGGCTCGGGCTGGGCTATCTGGCCCTCAGCCGGAGCGGCGACACCCTCTCGGGGGGCGAGGCCCAGAGGATACGCCTCGCGGCCCAACTGGGGTCCAACCTGACCGGGGTCTGCTACATCCTGGACGAACCGACGATCGGACTCCACGCACGCGACAACCGCCTGCTGCTCGACGCCCTGGACTCGCTCAAGGGCCGCGGCAACTCCATCCTGATCGTGGAGCATGACGAGGAGACCATCCGGGCCGCCGACCACATCATCGATCTCGGGCCGGGCGGCGGGGAGGCGGGCGGACAAATCGTGGCGAGCGGGACATTGGAGGAGCTGAGCCGTGTCCGCGAATCCCTGACCGGGCAGGCCTTCGGCGGGCGGGGGCGCGAGCTGACATCGCGGCTGCGGCCTTACAAGAACGGACCAGCGATCACGGTCCGGGAGGCGTCCGGTAACAACCTCAAGCGCATCGACGCCGTGTTTCCCCTGGGAACACTCATCGCCGTCACCGGAGTCTCGGGGTCGGGAAAGTCCACCCTTCTCAAGGAAACGCTTCACCGTGAACTGCACGTCCGGCTGCAGGGCAAAGGGGGCGGGGGACTCTGCCGCGGAATCGAAGGCTGGAAGGCGGTCGAACGCGTCCTCGAAGTGGATCACACCCCGATCGGCAGGACCCCGCGCTCGGTGCCCGCCTCCTACATCGGGTGTCTGACGGAGATCCGCCGGCTGCTCTCCATGACCCCCAAGGCGCGCGCCCGCGGGTACGGCCCCGGCCGTTTCTCCTTCAACGTCCAGGGGGGGCGCTGCGAGGCCTGCAAGGGACAGGGCTCCGTCAAGGTGGCCATGAGCTTCCTGCCGGACGTCTATGTGCACTGCGAGATTTGCGGCGGGCGGCGCTTCGAACCCGAAACGCTCGACATTACCTACAAGGGCAAACACATCGCGGAGATCCTGGACCTGACCTTCCGCGAGGCTACCGCCTTCTTCGATGCCGTGCCCGCCATACGGCGGGCCATCCAGGCGGTGGAAGACATCGGGCTGGGATACCTCAGGCTGGGCCAGGCCAGCCCCACCCTGTCGGGCGGCGAGGCGCAGCGCATGAAGCTGGCCGAAGAACTGGGCAAGGCCTCCCGCGGCCGCACCCTCTACATCCTGGACGAGCCCACCACGGGGCTGCACTTCCACGACGTCCAGCGTCTGGTCGGGGTCCTGCAGGCCCTGGTGGACCAGGGGAACACCGTAGCCGTAATCGAGCACAACATGGAAGTCATCGCTGCGGCGGACTATGTCATCGACCTCGGACCGGAGGGCGGAGAGGCCGGCGGGGAGGTCGTCGCTGCGGGCTCACCGACAGAGATTCTCGAACAAACCCGGATCTCGCACACCGCCGCCTGGCTTGAACGCTACCTGCACGGGATCGGGCCGACGCCCTCCTGA